One Flavobacteriales bacterium TMED191 genomic window carries:
- the ftsZ gene encoding cell division protein FtsZ — MFIDDSLVASDKVNNSEDDSLEALNFNLPKNTSSVIKVIGVGGGGSNAVNHMVTEGIKGVDFVICNTDAQALEMGQAPTKIQLGISLTEGLGAGENPTVGEEAAFESEDEIRNILKNNTKMVFVTAGMGGGTGTGAAPVIAQICKDLDILTIGIVTVPFGFEGPKRFKQAQEGIDKMRKYVDSLVVINNDKLVEVYGDLGLRSGFAKADETLMVAARGIAEVITKNCLVNIDLNDAKTVLKNSGTAIMGYGKASGPNRAEEALVKALDSPLLNDNHIKGANKILLLILSGKDELTINEHAEINQYLQREAGGQANIILGVGDDSSLDEDISITIIATGVLSHDVDPITGFEQKKIHVLDGSSDNMNQESSTSNPLDLCNNNEMELDSLQNDNQVNSEVEIKEETKIKNVLNFNSDQSNHIQSNSILRDKIINDDLSSLSEKNIQIAEDRKKRLQKFHNLNFQNQIILKELEDEPAYKRQGLELDQVEHSSSSSTSRFFLDSSSDDLEIKNNNSFLHDNVD; from the coding sequence ATGTTTATTGATGATTCCTTAGTTGCATCTGATAAAGTAAATAATTCAGAGGATGATAGTTTAGAAGCGTTAAATTTTAATTTACCTAAAAACACTTCATCTGTTATTAAAGTTATTGGAGTTGGAGGTGGTGGTAGTAATGCGGTAAATCACATGGTTACAGAGGGCATAAAGGGTGTAGATTTTGTTATTTGTAATACAGATGCACAGGCCTTAGAAATGGGGCAAGCACCTACCAAAATTCAACTGGGTATTTCTTTAACCGAGGGTTTAGGTGCTGGTGAAAACCCAACAGTAGGTGAGGAAGCAGCATTTGAAAGTGAAGATGAAATAAGAAATATTTTAAAAAATAATACTAAGATGGTTTTTGTAACTGCAGGAATGGGTGGAGGTACTGGTACTGGAGCTGCTCCTGTTATAGCACAAATATGTAAAGATTTAGATATCCTTACAATAGGAATAGTTACAGTTCCATTTGGTTTTGAAGGGCCAAAAAGATTTAAGCAAGCTCAAGAAGGAATTGATAAAATGAGAAAATATGTTGACTCCCTGGTAGTTATAAATAATGATAAGTTAGTTGAGGTTTATGGAGACCTCGGGTTAAGATCAGGATTCGCAAAAGCAGATGAAACTTTAATGGTCGCAGCTCGTGGTATTGCAGAAGTAATAACAAAGAATTGTTTAGTTAATATAGATTTAAATGATGCAAAAACTGTTCTAAAAAATAGTGGAACAGCAATTATGGGTTATGGTAAAGCTAGTGGCCCCAATAGAGCCGAGGAAGCCTTAGTGAAAGCATTAGATTCTCCACTACTAAATGATAATCATATAAAAGGTGCAAATAAAATTTTATTATTGATTTTATCTGGAAAAGACGAACTTACAATTAACGAACATGCGGAGATTAATCAATATTTACAAAGAGAGGCAGGAGGTCAAGCTAATATTATCCTAGGTGTTGGTGATGACTCCTCACTCGATGAAGATATTAGTATTACAATTATTGCAACAGGCGTATTAAGTCATGATGTCGATCCAATAACTGGTTTTGAGCAAAAGAAAATACATGTATTAGATGGTTCTTCAGATAACATGAATCAAGAATCATCAACTTCAAATCCTTTAGATCTTTGTAATAATAATGAAATGGAGTTAGATTCATTGCAAAATGATAATCAGGTTAATTCAGAAGTAGAAATAAAAGAAGAAACTAAAATAAAAAATGTATTAAACTTTAATTCCGATCAGTCAAATCACATACAGTCTAATAGTATTTTAAGGGACAAAATTATTAATGATGATCTATCTAGTTTAAGTGAAAAAAATATTCAGATTGCAGAGGATAGAAAAAAAAGATTACAAAAGTTTCATAATTTAAACTTTCAAAATCAAATTATTTTAAAAGAACTAGAGGATGAGCCAGCTTATAAACGACAGGGACTAGAGCTAGATCAAGTGGAGCATTCATCATCATCATCCACATCAAGATTTTTTTTAGATTCATCTAGCGATGATTTAGAAATAAAAAATAACAATTCTTTTTTACACGATAACGTTGATTAA
- a CDS encoding co-chaperone GroES has translation MKIKPLADRVLVQPSSAETKTASGIIIPDSAQEKPQKGKVVAVGPGTKENPISLKIGDKILYGKYSGTELKHDGIDFLIMKESDILAKI, from the coding sequence ATGAAAATAAAACCATTAGCCGACAGGGTTCTTGTACAACCTTCTTCAGCAGAAACAAAAACTGCAAGTGGAATCATAATTCCTGATTCAGCTCAAGAAAAACCACAAAAAGGAAAAGTTGTAGCTGTAGGTCCAGGTACTAAAGAAAATCCAATTTCATTAAAGATTGGAGATAAAATATTATATGGTAAGTATTCTGGAACAGAACTTAAACATGATGGAATTGATTTTTTGATCATGAAAGAATCTGACATACTAGCTAAAATATAA
- the groL gene encoding chaperonin GroEL, with the protein MAKEIKFNIEARDALKKGVDALSNAVKVTLGPKGRNVVIDKKFGAPSITKDGVSVAKEIELEDTIQNMGAQMVKEVASKTADEAGDGTTTATVLAQSIVSTGLKNVTAGANPMDLKRGIDKAVKKVVADLKKQSVAVGTNNEKIEQVATISSNNDNEVGKLIAEAMSKVSQEGVITVEEAKGTDTSVEVVEGMQFDRGYLSPYFVTNPDKMETELDNPHLLIFDKKISNMKDLLPILEQTSQTGSPLLIIAEDVDGEALATLVVNKIRGSLKIAAVKAPGFGDRRKEMLEDIAILTGGVVISEEKGHKLESTTIDMLGKAEKIVIDKDNTTIVNGSGKKKDISARINQIKAQIQTTTSEYDKEKLQERLAKLSGGVAVLYVGAASEVEMKEKKDRVDDALAATKAAIEEGIIPGGGVALIRAGSKLASLNGENDDENTGIDIIATAIQEPLRQIVANSGGEGAVVISKILTKKGDFGYNAKTDSYENMLKAGIIDPTKVTRIALENAASVAGMLLTTECVLADIKEENPAPPMGAPGMGGGMPGMM; encoded by the coding sequence ATGGCAAAAGAAATAAAATTTAATATAGAAGCAAGAGATGCTTTAAAAAAAGGAGTTGATGCATTATCTAATGCGGTAAAAGTTACACTAGGTCCAAAGGGAAGAAATGTTGTAATTGATAAAAAATTTGGTGCTCCATCTATAACTAAAGACGGTGTGTCTGTAGCAAAAGAAATCGAACTTGAAGATACTATCCAAAATATGGGTGCACAAATGGTCAAAGAAGTTGCATCTAAAACAGCTGACGAAGCCGGAGATGGAACAACAACAGCTACTGTACTAGCTCAATCAATTGTATCAACAGGTTTAAAAAATGTCACTGCTGGTGCCAACCCAATGGATTTAAAACGTGGAATAGATAAAGCTGTTAAAAAGGTTGTTGCAGATTTAAAAAAACAATCTGTTGCCGTTGGAACCAATAATGAAAAAATTGAACAAGTAGCTACTATTTCCTCAAATAATGACAATGAGGTGGGCAAATTAATTGCTGAAGCTATGTCAAAAGTAAGTCAGGAAGGTGTAATTACTGTTGAAGAGGCTAAGGGAACTGATACGTCTGTTGAAGTAGTAGAAGGAATGCAATTTGACAGAGGCTATTTATCACCATATTTTGTTACAAACCCTGATAAAATGGAAACAGAATTGGATAATCCACATTTACTTATTTTTGATAAGAAAATTTCTAATATGAAGGATTTACTTCCAATTCTAGAACAAACGTCTCAAACAGGGAGCCCATTGTTAATAATTGCTGAAGATGTAGACGGCGAGGCACTAGCGACATTAGTTGTTAATAAAATTAGAGGAAGTTTAAAAATTGCTGCAGTAAAAGCTCCTGGATTTGGTGACAGAAGAAAGGAAATGCTAGAAGATATAGCAATCTTGACAGGTGGTGTAGTAATATCTGAAGAAAAAGGTCATAAATTAGAATCTACTACAATTGACATGCTTGGAAAAGCTGAAAAAATTGTTATTGATAAAGACAATACTACTATTGTAAATGGCTCTGGTAAAAAGAAGGATATTAGTGCTAGAATTAACCAAATAAAAGCCCAAATTCAAACTACTACATCTGAATATGATAAAGAAAAGCTTCAGGAGAGACTTGCCAAGTTATCCGGTGGTGTTGCTGTATTATATGTGGGTGCAGCAAGTGAAGTAGAAATGAAGGAAAAGAAAGATCGAGTAGATGATGCACTTGCAGCCACTAAAGCGGCTATTGAAGAAGGTATCATTCCGGGTGGTGGTGTCGCACTGATTCGAGCAGGGTCAAAGCTTGCTAGCTTAAACGGGGAAAATGATGACGAAAATACAGGTATTGACATAATTGCTACTGCTATACAAGAGCCTCTAAGACAAATAGTTGCAAATTCTGGTGGTGAAGGTGCAGTTGTAATTTCAAAGATACTAACCAAAAAAGGAGACTTTGGTTATAATGCAAAAACTGATTCTTATGAAAACATGTTAAAAGCTGGGATTATTGACCCTACAAAAGTCACCAGAATTGCTTTAGAAAATGCTGCTTCTGTTGCAGGGATGTTACTGACAACTGAGTGTGTTTTAGCGGACATCAAAGAAGAAAACCCTGCCCCACCCATGGGCGCACCTGGAATGGGAGGAGGAATGCCTGGAATGATGTAA
- the murC gene encoding UDP-N-acetylmuramate--L-alanine ligase encodes MLSKFKNIYFLGIGGTGMSGLAGWCIEKKYNVFGYDKNNNNFISNLKEKGVLISHDLLTKNIPNKILDVKKTLVVYTPAIKKTHPLYLFFRENNFTIIKRAELLSEISSNYSVIAIAGTHGKTTISIMLAHILVSAGYSPNAFFGGMSKNYHSNFLIGKSNFMIIEADEFDKSFLQLTPILSLITSIDRDHIDTYSDTKDMLNSYSQFLSNSYEGYKKNNSQEGVKINGFPVVLSSKVDKKNVQYLFAANKYLSSLELNNLTEKDCGFLNLKLPKHMSNHNVYNAILAATLAKKIGISKNQIEFAFKSFKGVKRRFDYHFQSNKLVLIDDYAHHPKELDVLIDSVRKLYPGQKIFLIFQPHLFSRTKDLEKEFCEILGKVDQLVLFDIYAAREKPIDGICSENLLKKITLEHKWYSDFHGIHKILHKNSPNLVVTAGAGDIYQVIPTIKSILL; translated from the coding sequence ATGCTTAGTAAATTTAAAAATATTTATTTTTTAGGAATAGGTGGGACTGGTATGAGTGGTTTAGCAGGCTGGTGCATTGAAAAAAAATATAATGTCTTTGGATATGATAAGAACAACAATAATTTTATTTCTAATTTAAAAGAAAAAGGAGTATTAATTAGTCACGATCTTCTTACCAAGAATATACCAAATAAAATACTCGATGTTAAAAAAACATTGGTTGTTTATACCCCAGCCATAAAAAAAACTCATCCTTTATATTTATTCTTCAGAGAAAATAATTTTACAATTATTAAAAGAGCAGAATTGTTAAGTGAGATTTCTTCAAATTATAGCGTAATTGCTATTGCGGGTACTCATGGGAAAACCACTATTAGTATTATGTTGGCACATATTTTAGTTTCTGCAGGCTACTCTCCAAATGCTTTTTTTGGTGGTATGTCTAAAAATTATCACTCCAATTTCCTTATTGGCAAAAGCAATTTTATGATAATTGAAGCTGATGAATTTGATAAGTCTTTTTTACAACTCACACCAATACTCTCGCTTATAACATCAATTGATCGAGATCATATTGATACTTATAGCGATACTAAAGATATGCTAAATTCATATAGCCAATTTTTATCAAATAGTTATGAGGGCTATAAAAAAAATAATAGTCAAGAGGGTGTAAAAATTAATGGTTTTCCGGTTGTTCTGTCTTCTAAAGTTGACAAAAAAAATGTACAGTATTTATTTGCTGCCAATAAATATCTTTCTTCATTAGAACTTAATAACTTGACTGAAAAAGATTGTGGTTTTTTAAATTTAAAACTACCAAAGCACATGAGTAATCATAATGTATATAATGCAATTTTAGCAGCAACTTTAGCTAAAAAAATTGGAATTTCAAAAAATCAGATTGAGTTTGCATTTAAGAGTTTTAAGGGTGTAAAACGTCGTTTTGATTATCATTTTCAATCCAATAAATTAGTTTTAATAGATGACTATGCGCATCACCCTAAAGAGTTAGATGTACTTATAGATAGTGTTAGAAAATTATATCCAGGTCAAAAAATTTTTCTAATATTTCAACCACATTTGTTTTCTAGAACAAAAGATTTAGAAAAAGAATTTTGTGAAATTTTAGGTAAGGTTGATCAATTAGTTTTGTTTGATATTTATGCTGCAAGGGAAAAACCTATTGATGGTATTTGCTCTGAAAACTTATTAAAAAAAATAACTTTAGAACATAAATGGTATTCAGATTTTCATGGTATCCATAAGATTTTACATAAAAATTCTCCCAATTTAGTAGTAACAGCCGGTGCTGGTGATATATATCAAGTAATTCCCACAATTAAATCAATTTTATTATGA
- the ftsA gene encoding cell division protein FtsA, with amino-acid sequence MEKIVFALDIGTTKIVCLAGKLNEHGKLEIVGVGRSKSLGVKRGIVNNIMQTVESINHAVNIVNQDSSLDVKSVCTGIAGQHIRSLQHQDYITRDNPEEFINSSDVEKLHENVRKLILLPGEEIIHVLAQEYKIDGETNITQPEGMYGSRLEASFHIVAGQTAAIRNITRCVVTSGLSINALNLEPLASSDAVLSEDEKEAGVVLVDIGGGTTDVAIFKDGIIRHTAVIPFGGNVITDDIKEGCSIIEKDAELLKVRFGSALPSENKDSEIVSIPGLRGGEPKEISLKNLSKIIKARVEEIIDQVYRQITSYGFQEGKNKLIAGIVLTGGGAQLKHIKQLTEYITGMSTRIGYANEHLAKGNPEEISHPSYATAVGLVLRGLKVNNLEDIKDVNNSSKTKNQVSFFESWSKKFLSYLLNE; translated from the coding sequence ATGGAAAAAATTGTTTTTGCTTTAGATATTGGAACAACTAAGATTGTTTGTTTAGCTGGAAAGTTGAATGAACACGGAAAGTTAGAAATCGTCGGTGTAGGAAGATCAAAATCTCTTGGAGTAAAAAGAGGAATTGTTAATAATATTATGCAAACGGTTGAATCCATTAATCATGCAGTTAATATAGTTAATCAAGATTCGAGTTTAGATGTTAAAAGTGTTTGTACAGGAATTGCGGGTCAGCATATTAGAAGTTTACAGCATCAGGATTACATTACAAGGGATAATCCTGAAGAATTTATTAATTCATCGGATGTAGAAAAACTTCATGAAAATGTTCGCAAATTAATTCTTTTGCCAGGCGAAGAAATTATACATGTTTTAGCCCAAGAGTATAAAATTGACGGTGAAACTAATATTACACAGCCTGAAGGAATGTATGGAAGCAGATTAGAAGCTAGTTTTCATATTGTTGCTGGTCAAACTGCAGCTATAAGAAATATTACAAGATGTGTAGTGACATCAGGATTAAGTATTAATGCCTTGAATTTAGAGCCCCTTGCTTCTTCTGATGCGGTATTAAGCGAAGATGAAAAAGAAGCTGGAGTAGTCTTAGTTGATATCGGTGGTGGCACAACTGATGTAGCTATTTTTAAAGATGGAATTATAAGGCATACTGCAGTTATTCCATTTGGAGGCAATGTAATCACTGATGATATTAAGGAAGGGTGTTCAATTATAGAAAAAGATGCTGAGTTACTTAAAGTTAGATTTGGATCTGCTTTACCTAGTGAAAATAAGGATAGTGAAATTGTTTCAATACCTGGTTTAAGAGGAGGTGAGCCCAAAGAAATTTCTTTAAAAAATTTATCAAAAATAATTAAGGCTAGAGTAGAAGAAATTATTGACCAGGTTTATAGGCAAATTACTTCATATGGTTTTCAAGAGGGGAAAAATAAATTAATTGCTGGAATTGTATTAACAGGCGGAGGTGCTCAATTAAAGCATATAAAGCAATTAACGGAGTACATTACTGGAATGTCTACACGAATAGGATATGCAAATGAGCATTTAGCAAAGGGGAACCCCGAAGAAATTTCCCACCCATCTTATGCAACGGCAGTAGGGTTAGTGTTAAGAGGTTTAAAGGTTAATAATTTGGAGGACATTAAAGATGTGAATAATTCTAGTAAAACAAAGAATCAAGTTTCTTTTTTTGAATCTTGGTCTAAAAAATTTCTCAGTTATTTATTAAATGAATAA
- the miaB gene encoding tRNA (N6-isopentenyl adenosine(37)-C2)-methylthiotransferase MiaB — protein sequence MLLEPPIQSQKNTELIENKLYIQSYGCQMNFADSEVVASILKREGYTTTQDPQEANLILINTCSIRDKAEQTVRKRIKGFKKTKRRNKDLIIGILGCMAERLKSKFLEEEKLVDLVIGPDAYRDLPKLIKKTQDGRKAVNVILSKEETYADINPVRLNSNGVTAFVSIMRGCDNMCSFCVVPFTRGRERSRDPKSILNEIKILNKTGYKEITLLGQNVDSYLWFGGGAKKDLSKQSNITEKIDFATLLEKIASSNENIRIRFSTSNPQDMKDDVLKTIAKYENICNYIHLPVQSGSSKILQLMNRGHTREWYLDRINAINKYIPNCGLSSDFITGFCNETENDHQQTLSLMEKVKYHFSYMFYYSERPNTFAERKLQDNVAEVVKKRRLQEIINLQQKHSLLRNQQTVSNNYEVLIEGLSKKSDNKFFGRTSQNTVVVFDKKNSKVGDFVNVRINDCTSATLIGEII from the coding sequence ATGTTGTTAGAGCCACCTATTCAATCACAAAAAAATACTGAATTAATAGAAAATAAACTATATATACAAAGCTACGGCTGTCAAATGAATTTTGCCGACAGTGAAGTTGTTGCATCAATATTAAAAAGAGAAGGCTATACAACAACTCAAGACCCTCAAGAAGCTAATTTAATTCTGATTAACACCTGTTCTATCAGAGATAAGGCTGAGCAAACAGTAAGAAAAAGAATTAAAGGATTTAAAAAAACTAAAAGAAGAAATAAAGATCTAATTATTGGAATTTTAGGATGCATGGCGGAACGTTTAAAATCAAAGTTTTTAGAAGAAGAAAAATTAGTTGATTTAGTTATTGGCCCTGATGCATATAGAGATTTACCAAAATTAATTAAGAAAACACAAGACGGCCGAAAAGCTGTTAACGTCATATTATCTAAGGAAGAAACATACGCAGATATCAACCCTGTTAGATTAAATAGCAATGGAGTGACTGCATTTGTTTCTATAATGCGCGGATGTGACAATATGTGTAGTTTTTGTGTTGTACCATTTACAAGGGGGAGAGAAAGAAGTAGAGATCCAAAAAGCATATTAAATGAAATTAAAATTCTGAACAAAACTGGATATAAAGAGATTACTCTTCTTGGACAAAATGTTGATTCATATTTATGGTTTGGTGGAGGTGCAAAAAAAGACTTAAGTAAGCAATCAAATATCACAGAAAAAATAGATTTTGCGACACTTCTTGAAAAAATTGCCTCAAGCAATGAAAATATCCGAATTCGTTTTTCTACATCTAACCCACAAGACATGAAGGATGATGTTCTAAAAACAATTGCTAAATATGAAAATATTTGTAACTACATTCATCTGCCTGTACAATCTGGAAGTTCAAAAATTCTTCAACTAATGAATCGAGGGCATACAAGGGAATGGTATTTAGATCGCATAAATGCAATAAATAAATATATACCAAACTGCGGATTATCCTCAGACTTTATAACAGGATTTTGTAATGAAACAGAGAATGATCATCAACAAACTCTCAGTCTAATGGAAAAAGTGAAATATCACTTTAGCTACATGTTTTATTATTCAGAAAGACCAAACACATTTGCAGAACGCAAACTGCAAGATAATGTAGCTGAAGTTGTAAAAAAAAGAAGGCTACAAGAAATTATTAATTTACAACAAAAACATTCTTTACTAAGAAACCAACAAACTGTTAGTAATAATTACGAAGTATTAATTGAAGGACTTTCAAAGAAATCCGATAACAAATTCTTTGGAAGGACTTCTCAGAATACTGTTGTTGTATTTGATAAAAAAAATTCTAAAGTAGGTGACTTTGTAAATGTCCGAATCAACGACTGTACATCTGCAACTTTAATTGGAGAAATAATATAA
- a CDS encoding GatB/YqeY domain-containing protein, protein MNLEEKIIRDIKASMLAKDILKLEVCRAIKSAIILAKSEKGFVSIDNKKEVEILQKLYKQRREAYEIYLSQKRIDLAEHEDAQSKIIATYLPKQYSLKELEILINDVMRENDLRTKKDMGRLMSIIIQRAKGRADGKTISSILSKLLN, encoded by the coding sequence ATGAATTTAGAAGAAAAAATTATTCGAGATATAAAAGCTTCAATGTTAGCAAAGGATATTTTAAAGCTTGAAGTTTGTAGAGCAATAAAGTCGGCAATTATTTTAGCAAAGTCAGAAAAGGGCTTTGTAAGTATTGATAACAAAAAAGAAGTTGAAATTTTACAAAAATTATATAAGCAACGAAGGGAGGCATATGAAATATATTTAAGTCAAAAAAGAATTGATCTTGCCGAACATGAAGATGCACAATCTAAAATAATTGCAACTTATTTGCCTAAGCAGTATTCGTTAAAAGAATTGGAGATATTAATAAATGATGTGATGCGGGAGAATGACTTGAGGACTAAAAAGGATATGGGTCGTTTAATGAGTATTATTATTCAGCGAGCAAAAGGAAGAGCAGATGGTAAAACAATTTCATCTATACTTTCAAAACTTTTAAATTGA
- the secG gene encoding preprotein translocase subunit SecG: protein MYTLFAILIIITCILLILIILIQNPKGGGLSSAFGGGNQIMGARKTSDFLEKTTWTLAIVLVSLALLSTFSGPKNNSNEQSIIENSQPKTSDEEVFDNFNIETEINNSDSVK from the coding sequence ATGTATACTCTTTTTGCAATACTAATAATTATAACCTGTATTTTATTGATATTAATTATTTTGATTCAAAACCCAAAGGGCGGCGGACTTTCGTCAGCTTTTGGAGGAGGAAATCAAATTATGGGGGCAAGAAAAACATCTGACTTTTTAGAGAAAACTACCTGGACATTAGCTATTGTGCTTGTTTCTTTAGCACTTCTATCTACTTTTTCGGGTCCCAAAAATAATTCAAACGAACAATCAATTATTGAAAACAGTCAACCTAAAACATCTGATGAAGAAGTATTTGATAATTTCAATATCGAAACTGAAATTAACAATTCAGACAGTGTTAAGTGA
- a CDS encoding sigma-54-dependent Fis family transcriptional regulator, translating into MDKNILKLKQRFDIVGNSHLFIRALHKALRVANTNISILVTGESGTGKDIIPKIIHENSLRKHGKFIAVNCGAIPEGTIDSELFGHEKGAFTGAINNRSGYFEVANNGTIFLDEIGDLPLQTQVRLLRILENGEFIKVGSSRVEKTNVRIIAATNIDLLEAVEKNKFREDLYYRINTVEIEMPPLRSRKEDIHLLFRKFASDFSNKNNIPAIKLSEKAIPIIENNNWPGNIRQLKNFTEKLSIIEEKRLLNEKDISTHFNQTKTSRSLIATNEDAKAQFSEREILYKILFDLKNDLNDLKQITKDLIQEKENNENFQINNAERIQRVYDQANPLEIGEAEAKKSEIITQEIIEENLSLQENEYEIIQKALEKNEGKRKKAAKELGISERTLYRKIKQYDL; encoded by the coding sequence ATGGATAAAAATATATTAAAATTAAAACAACGATTTGATATAGTTGGTAATTCACATCTTTTTATAAGAGCGCTGCACAAAGCTCTTAGAGTTGCAAACACAAATATTTCAATTTTAGTAACAGGCGAAAGCGGCACAGGCAAAGATATTATACCAAAAATAATTCATGAAAATTCCTTACGGAAACATGGAAAATTTATTGCCGTTAATTGCGGTGCAATTCCAGAGGGTACAATTGATAGTGAACTTTTTGGACATGAAAAAGGAGCTTTTACTGGCGCTATTAATAACCGAAGCGGATATTTCGAAGTTGCAAACAATGGAACTATTTTTTTAGATGAAATAGGTGATTTACCTCTTCAAACACAAGTAAGATTATTGAGAATTTTAGAAAATGGGGAATTTATAAAGGTAGGGTCATCTAGAGTGGAAAAAACAAATGTACGAATAATTGCAGCAACTAATATTGATCTTTTAGAAGCTGTTGAGAAAAATAAATTTAGAGAAGATTTATATTACAGAATTAACACAGTAGAAATCGAAATGCCTCCACTGAGGTCTAGAAAAGAAGATATTCACCTATTGTTTCGCAAATTTGCATCTGACTTCTCTAATAAAAATAATATACCCGCCATTAAACTTTCTGAAAAAGCAATTCCTATTATTGAAAATAATAATTGGCCAGGAAATATTAGACAATTGAAAAATTTCACTGAAAAATTATCCATCATAGAAGAGAAGCGATTATTAAATGAAAAAGATATAAGCACACACTTTAATCAAACTAAAACTTCCCGATCTTTGATAGCCACAAATGAGGATGCAAAAGCTCAATTTTCAGAACGTGAGATATTATATAAAATTCTTTTTGATCTCAAGAATGATCTAAACGACCTAAAACAAATAACAAAAGACTTAATTCAAGAAAAAGAAAATAATGAAAACTTTCAAATTAATAATGCAGAACGTATTCAAAGAGTCTATGATCAAGCCAATCCACTAGAAATTGGAGAAGCTGAAGCAAAAAAATCAGAAATTATTACACAAGAAATCATAGAAGAAAATCTTTCACTTCAAGAAAATGAATACGAAATTATTCAAAAGGCCTTGGAAAAGAACGAAGGCAAAAGAAAAAAAGCAGCAAAAGAATTAGGAATTTCAGAAAGAACACTATACAGAAAAATTAAACAATATGATCTATAA